Proteins co-encoded in one Brassica oleracea var. oleracea cultivar TO1000 chromosome C4, BOL, whole genome shotgun sequence genomic window:
- the LOC106337062 gene encoding PHD finger protein ING2 has product MAIARTGVYVDDYLEYASTFPAELQRLLNTVRELDERSQSLINQTRQQTKYCLGLASKKGSGNNNHYNTGLDDDETIDKMRKEIESSQENALSLCTEKVLLARQAYDLIDSHLKRLDEDLNNFSEDLKQEGKIPTDEPSVLPPLPIVPKQEKRKSFYGTPQPKKIDYRDREWDRDRDFELMPPPGSHRKDFTPIDEQPIDPNEPTYCVCHQVSFGDMIACDNENCQGGEWFHYTCVGLTPETRFKGKWYCPTCRLLPQSH; this is encoded by the exons ATGGCAATAGCGCGAACTGGAGTTTACGTGGATGATTACCTCGAGT ATGCCAGCACTTTCCCTGCGGAGCTTCAGAGATTGCTAAATACAGTTCGCGAACTGGACGAGAGATCTCAAT CGCTCATAAACCAGACGAGGCAGCAAACCAAGTATTGCTTAGGGCTTGCCTCCAAGAAGGGCAGTGGCAATAATAATCATTACAACACTGGTCTTGATGACGACGAAACCATTGACAAAATGCGTAAAGAGATTGAGTCCAGCCAGGAAAATGCTTTAAGTTTGTGTACGGAGAAGGTCTTATTGGCCCGCCAAGCCTATGATCTT ATTGATAGTCACTTAAAACGACTTGATGAAGATCTCAATAATTTTTCTGAAGATTTGAAGCAAG AGGGGAAGATTCCAACAGACGAGCCTTCTGTTCTTCCTCCACTACCTATAGTTCCTAAGCAGGAAAAGCGCAAGTCTTTTTATGGCACACCTCAGCCTAAGAAGATTGATTACAGAGATAGAGAGTGGGATCGTGACAGGGACTTCGAGCTCATGCCTCCTCCAGGAAGCCATCGGAAAGACTTCACCCCTATTGATGAGCAGCCTATCGATCCTAACGAACCGACCTACTGTGTCTGCCATCAG GTGTCCTTTGGGGACATGATTGCCTGTGACAATGAGAAT TGTCAAGGAGGTGAATGGTTTCACTATACATGCGTTGGCCTCACCCCCGAAACCAGATTCAAAGGGAAATGGTATTGCCCTACCTGCAGGCTCCTCCCACAGTCCCATTAG